In the genome of Mercurialis annua linkage group LG8, ddMerAnnu1.2, whole genome shotgun sequence, the window TATCTCATATATGTATGTCATAACAAACAAACAAGCACTTCACATACCAATAAATCATACTTATCACAAAACGACAATGCAAaccacttggatcagacagaactcaactctatagctgcagtagttcctaggtcacttaactgacaaaactcatattagcagaggtaactggaccaactgctctgataccacaattgtcacgacccaaattattgagccgagaccggcgctagggaatgggagtggttgctccgaaacccgtagcaagcctaaaaccgttataaatttttcgcgattaaaacatattactatatataatacactTATTAAAACATCGTatttcttttctgaaaacattcgcgaacaaattcttagaaaccagggtcttaccgagcgatatctcatatccagcaccgccctgtttctgatcacaaacataaccaattcctcttaaggcaattggtacacaattcaaacggataaaacgccatctttataaacaacttatttataaaactatatcagagtttatttttcaaataccgtttgaaattgaatcatacaccttatactgacacctactgactactgcagctctataaaaaccTGTACTTTGTGTAGGCCAAAAGgttgccgacacaaaggagatggtctgtctgatccgactccgataacctgaaaacaacaatggtgagaggtcagtatttgggaaaatactgagtgagttgacatttactaacagtattataaaaatataacatcgcatcttaagaaaactatattataaaacatataaacatgtatttgatccgtacgaaactaatatcctagcatgcgacacatctctcgaataatcatatatcattcaacccaatcgtaaatatcaattgcgagtccaactcgctggtggcccagccactagatacggggacttccaggctacaccgtagccgagttcactcacgtatcgaaatcataatccaatcgtaaatatcatattcatcatcagctcccagctgagttatatcaattcatcactcatatgcaaacatactagaccgactcggtactggtgatcacacagcctattgacacccaataggtagctagtttcttcggatcgcatactagttctcgtatatagaaattaagaaaGCATATAACCTTTCAGTCatttatataacatgcgatgcgtataaacagtatatgtatatctatgcaaaataactttatatatataatacacgaaagtaaatttgccactcacagtgaccgctatccaaaactgtactattataatcccgcaagcgtaagctccatgcgttgtctaATCACATATCCACTCCCGCTAACTGGCTTgatagcttgtcggtacgtcagttacttaatcgagttacctatacgtttaattcataaacgttgatttagtatcaaaaccctaagttataaacttaggttaacataatcgtatttcaaatacgattcttaactttgataatctcttaatcacacttctcttttaaacgtcctagtttacgttttgatattcaatcgaatcacgattgattacgcGATTTGAAATTGTCTAAAATCGAGTTTttgcgtcgcgtcagggctcaGAAACCAAAACTAACAATATCCGCTaacgaaggactgcacgttcgtgcagcagtgtactgcacgttcgtgcagtatgctacacgaacgtgtactgcacgttcgtgaaGCATACGGctgccgatgtgcagccccggggttcattccccgggccaattccgacgtgcttaaacgtccaaagtcgattctagcacgatctccattaataaccatctcaaatatcatcaaaaacgccaattgaaacgcgattacgattcgtttaattcgttaaaacgaaataacccttatttattaattctcataataaaaacgtcaagcttacctcgatttgaagcttagcgatgatagagaatcgaattctgaacgaatcgatataaagaactcgcgatttggacgagaaacggcgaaacggcgacggatcgcaTTTGATCGTTGAAACCTTCTGTAGGTTTCTTCTTTTCCTGATCATCTTTCCCCTTTTCCTTATTCATAAGGAAAGATacatatatatcttggctaactagccactttggtccttcatttctttaatttaaaccatttctcttttaaactttctaatttaactaaatggtttaattatccttttaattcgattacttacgtattatttatatccgataaataatactaactcaatattttatttttccgtcAATAGTCTTCAAATTGCTATTCTCtaagcttaattggctaatttacacttcggcccttaaacttctcaaaagttgcaatttagcccaaaacgcatccgtgtccaaattttaaatggtctccgattgacccgaaacttttaccacatatactataaaacatttcgcggaccttggcgaaataattttcacttcggaatttatatggctaaattaccactttagtccctgtacttcatTTTGCGATTTTCtgaacatttttcttttctaattccaattctaactttagaactgaaatctaatgttaaatctctcgcagataatcctttccaaaaccgacctactaaaacttattcatCGGAAGACTTTCCGATTTTGCAACTCTGGTAAATctagactggacacgtggtccaattaaatacttaaatattttggggtattacagtaattttgtctaaataattaaaaaaatgaaacagcTATCAGCTGATGGCAAAAAACTTCaaaatggaatttttttaaaaagcaaCTGTTGGAGGTTCAAAAAACTCCAAAAATCTCCTAAAATAATCTCACCAAACGCTTTGgtgcaattttttaaaaagcaaAAGCTAAAATCTCCACCAAAAAACTGAACTAAACAACCCTGTAAAttcattatatattattatattacatCATAATAGCTGAGATTAATTTTCTAAACAATATACATACCTTAATTTATCGTCAACATTAAAgtcattaatattaattaaccaaataccTTCAAAATTCTCATTTAATGCTAAATAAATAATGTTGTTATATgatatatgatttttattatatatgatTAGTTTTTTACTATATGAAAAGAAAATGGAACATGAAACTCTCCTAGTAATGCGGAAATTTATGTAAGAAtttcctaaaaaaaaaattaaatagattggTGAAATTATTTTAGGAGCTTTTTGGAGTTTTAAAGTTCTTTTTTGaaagaaatataattaaagttataaatggtaaaattgacaaatgagAGGATCTAGTTCTTAAATAACGAAATATGCTCCCCAACATTCAATATTTCAAGATCACTTTCCAAATTATTCGCATGTGAAAAGGGAAATTTTACATCAGTTAATCTACAGCTAATTTCcataaatattttacaaaaatattcaaTCTTGTTAAATAAACAAATGCCAAtcattataacaaaaaaaatgttcACAAAATTTGCTTTTGTCacataaataaattacttaagaaagaggaagaaaatattttatttttgttttcttcttcttcttcatgaTCTCAATTCCTCGAGGCTGTTCTTGAAGAATTAATTTCAATGGAAGGTACTCCATGGACATATGGAATTCCTTCTGTTAGTGTTATTGGAGATGGATATTGTTTTCCATATCCAATGGAATTAATTGTGAAGAAGAGGATTAGAAAATTGTCTAATGCacaatttgaaatttttgatcTTAGCGGCAATCTTCGCCTCCAAGTCGATGGTGGCGTTTGGAACCTCAACATGAAACGAATAATTCGCGATCCTGCCGGTTTTCCAATCCTCACATTGCGCGGAAAGGTAACCATTAGCCATAAGTCACTATTTGGTTGCATTTAAATCGATATTTATTTTGAAGTAGTCAAATTATGACGTAtatttttatgatgaaaaaagaaaatcCGCCGCAAGTTTATGATGATATTGTGAAGAAATTGTGACGAAAAAATGTTGTCACAAATTTTATAACGATACTTTTCATTACAAATTCGTCAAAATTTTATGGCAGATGCTTACATTGTAAATTTAACTATTAcaaatatgtttatttttatagttatatACAGACGTCAAAGGAATATCATAAGGGAATTTCTGTAGTGTTTTTTTTCCCGTTGTTTTTAGACAAAGACCGATCTAAATAATTCACCgtatttttttagtgatttatcaTGTAGAAACTCATTttgacatatttttattttatattttggatTAATAATCTAACAAATGTATTTTTTTGATGCTCAAGGCACTCACATTTTGGCATAAATGGAAGGTTTATGAAGGTGAAAGTAAAGAtgaaaataattgtttatttagtATACAACAATCTCATCCtctccaaataaaaaaagagctTCATGTTTTCTTGTCAAATTACAAGAAAAAAGATCCTGATTTTCATGTCACTGGATCTTACACTTCTTTATCTTTCAAAGTCTACAAAGGCCACAGGCTTCTTGCAGAGGTATAAATCCTTATCCTTCAATTCTATTTTTTCCTTCAAATCGAAATTTACATGTATAATCTAATTGTTCAAATGTGAGAATTTTACGTTCGATTTATTGTGTATCTCGTCATAATAgtaatatgttttta includes:
- the LOC126661113 gene encoding protein LURP-one-related 14-like isoform X2; this encodes MEGTPWTYGIPSVSVIGDGYCFPYPMELIVKKRIRKLSNAQFEIFDLSGNLRLQVDGGVWNLNMKRIIRDPAGFPILTLRGKALTFWHKWKVYEGESKDENNCLFSIQQSHPLQIKKELHVFLSNYKKKDPDFHVTGSYTSLSFKVYKGHRLLAEVKHTFSMESFYKGKEKYRIKVYPEVDYAFIVALLLIIDENDTP
- the LOC126661113 gene encoding protein LURP-one-related 14-like isoform X1 encodes the protein MEGTPWTYGIPSVSVIGDGYCFPYPMELIVKKRIRKLSNAQFEIFDLSGNLRLQVDGGVWNLNMKRIIRDPAGFPILTLRGKALTFWHKWKVYEGESKDENNCLFSIQQSHPLQIKKELHVFLSNYKKKDPDFHVTGSYTSLSFKVYKGHRLLAEVHGPRHLAEVKHTFSMESFYKGKEKYRIKVYPEVDYAFIVALLLIIDENDTP